AtcgttcttcttggcagtaAGGCGactacggaaaagtaagtacgtcggatggagtaacttcctacggtgagcttctggtagcttcaaaagagaaaggtttctctcaaaactagaTCTtaactaaactacttaaactttatgcatcgaaagggtggtcgagtggcggtttagtggcggcctaggatgagtttcttgaagaacacaagaagaactcaagaacaagggaagaacaagcaagaacaaggcaagaacacaagaatttctagagagagaagttgaaggatgaaggtgtgagttgaatggcaagtgaggggtcctatttatagcaaaattcttggctctctctccctctccttggcaggccatatctctctctctctctctctctctctctctctctctctctctctctctctctctcccatggatttgctccattgtcttgtcaaatcaagtctttcaaGCTCAccatgacttgtcaaatccaatctttaggcataaggctataaaatcaagtaggttcttaggctttctaggtaaatctaggtgatcatagtctaggttgacaagtcttacaagtctagggtagggtttgattaggctaaagAGTAGCCTTTCATGTATGGTCAATCCTAGTCTAGGTTTGCAGTCAAAATCTAGGGTAATAAAAGCTAGGTCTatgatgattaaaggctaggattctatgctagaaTTTGattagaaatgggttggcaaatAGGAAATAGGCTTATGGCTACATAGGActaaagaggtagcttgtgtaagtgtacAAGTCAaggacacacatgcacacatatctttctctctctcctcctctctcttctctcctttctcagcctctctctctctcccccctttgTCCTATgtgcttttatatatatatatatatatatatatatatatatatatctagagaaaatctaggaaagtaagccTTGGAGGGTAACtattaggttcaaggctattagTCTTAGGTTTGCATGTATGgcaaggctaagtttgcttcttttggaagcaaaatgattgaGGGGTTctattgatttgtcttgtcaaatctatgTACTCATTGGCAAGTCtaatttctattatccaatgggtagaaAGAATAATGATGATAAATAATgttgaaatgactaaacatgaaGTATAATGATTTCCTCCCTATGTCTAAAAGGTTCAAGTAGGGCtggaaaggttcataaggttcaccAAAGGTTAGCGGAAAGTAACTAAGTGAAATGGTAGTTAGGTTTTCcaaactaatcggttggaagttaatcctacttgccatgtaggatttctagccaataaatataattttaagaCTTTATCTCACTCActaagaaaatatacaagtgcttctacaagcatacttgtctttagaaaatgactagattgtttgatgcgaaaagatataattttataagccttaaatctaattatgatggattaatagaaattaaaaggaattttaaaagcaaatccaagtaattaaaataaaattcaaatatttaacgaaatttttatttaccgaaaattaGGGTCGCTAcaagtttagtttcaagattacaatgaatgatttatgattaagtatgtgaaaagtcctaccgcagagtcgttgcatgaaaatgagacacagaaatcgagaaagtagaaacatggcacctagggtgtggttaataatgagatgtgttttgaaaaaagaaatattttgaaaccacaaATGATGCCGAATGTAGTaacccattgtgtggtgtgtgtgtgccaatgggaacctggagcggcgaaaccattgtgcggatacctggaaacccggagtggcggaaccgaggtagggtgtgtggcttggttaccgaggagaggtgccaatgggaatccgaagcggcggaaccattgtgcggatactcaggaacctggagcggcggaaccgaggtagggtgtgtggcttggttaccacggagaggtgccaatgccaattgtgtgccaatgggaacccggagcagtggaaccattgtgcggatactcaggaacccggagcggcagaactgaggttgggtgtgtaaaaacgattttgaaaatgttgatttggaaaatgaaagtggaaaatggagacacggtttaCGAGATATCGCGTAGTAGAAACTCAGAAATTacggacaccaacgttagttgaatagtgaatgtggatgtgtcattgttaattgttttgttaaatatgcatgtactatgtggatctcactgattctatgccctattatgtctaagttatgggttagcggatatgagattattctgctgagctttcgtagctcatggtgttacctttggtgaccctgacatattatactggtggcgacgctggtataatgtgtcagactttgtagatgaacagggagaactctacacctttgagacttttggagccgaggaactggttaggatggaggagcaggcggagcagtagataggaaccctagtttcccctccttttgttgaataaaagcactcttgtgagaattatgatgtaatattgagtcagactctatttagattttcaatgaaaatgtctatttaacgttcccaaaattcggagcgttacaacttgagtttgaaaaagttaagAGAAATCAGGAGCAACCAAGAAGCTATGAAGAAAATCAAGAGAAACCTAGAAAAAAAATAGGAGCCAGAGACGTCACGACAGTAGAGATCCGGGGTGAAATTTGAAAGAGCAAGCCATTTACATGGTATTGTCAGACTTTGAAATATTGGGATGAAAAGAATCTCACAAGCCGAGATGTGAAAGTGTAAGGAGATGAACGAATCAttaaaacaagaataaaagcTTGTTATGGAACGTCGATCAGGAGGATCACTAGCCCAATCGGCATCCAGAAATACGCACATAAGTCCTACAAGGAATGAGTCAAAAAATGCGGATCAACCAAAAAGAACTTCATGattaattgaaaaatattggaGAACTTTTCAAGTCATTAAgcttaaaaattggaacaatgAGAAcattctcattaaaaaaaaggagagagagagagagagagagaactttccATAGGAAATTATAAACCCATAATTCAGTTTTATTGGGACAATAATGGGATTTCATAAACATCTTTTTAAGGAAAATCTTATTGGACCAAAAACTCAGAATTTGATTTCAATTTGTGATTGTGTGTGCCTTGTAAGGAATACAGTAAGGTTTATTAAAGTGATCTGAaagcctcttttttttgtcactcgATGGATGTCTAGCCTACTCCTAAGGAGATGAGAAAGGAGTACCGCTAAGCGGCATATGGGTGAGGCAAGCCTAAATGGCATAAACCACCACaccaacactacaagaaaatgtggTTTTCCCCACAATAGTATTGCCAGCATTTCTAAAAATGCCGTTAAAGATGACTTTTACTGACATTTTCCAAAAGCTCGTCTAACATATGTTCAAGACAATTGGAATAGTATTGAGACTTTTATCAGCGTTTTCCGAAAAACACCACCTTAACTTTTTACCCACGCTTTTTTAAATGCATTAAACATACAAAGACGCTAGCATCCCCGATGTTTGAAGAAATACCGCAAAAACCTTTACTGGCGTTTTGTGGCCGTTTCACAAACGCCGGGGAAAGCAATATTTTTTGTAGTGATGCAAGCACTCGCACTCATGACAAGAATCAAATCCCACTTTTCAAGTGGAAGAGGTGAGGAAGTGTCATTGCccagagtggttttctactcgGCTCCCGTGCCCGGAGCCTGCTTGTGCCAGCGGGTAGGGACGGATTCAGAAAATCCCAATAGCGGGGGCACCAATTTCTATTACTATAAACAAAGATTTATCGTCAAGCACAATAATATTAAACCAGACTTCGCAACATGTTCTATAATATTTGCACGCTTCCAAAAGTTCGTAGACATAAGCACAATGCTTTCAAAAGTTCCTAAACATAAAAGCACAATGCTTCAAAAAGTTCCTAAATATAAGCACAAAAACTAAGATATACATCCGTAAGTAGTTCCATTTTTCCATTTGCATTCTCACAATTGTCCCCGCCGAATTTTCATATCTTGAAAGTGTTGAATGATTGTTTCATTAGGAATTCCATCaaaaacatctctctctatgTAGACCACCAAGCTATCATTCAACCATTGATCACTCATCTTGTTCCGCAACCGATTCTTCACAATGTTCATGGCTAAAAATACTCGTTCGACTGAAGCGGTTGCAACCGGTAAAATTAATGCCAAAGTCAAGAGCAAGTAAGCTAAAGGATACAGTTTCTCTCTTCCCGTCTCCACCATTTTTTCAGAAAGATCAGTGAGTCCATTCAACCTCGAGAACTCATCACTACTACGCATATCAAAAATGTACGTATCTAGTTGATCATAAAGTACCATAAGGCCAACCGGAGAAAATTCTTTCGGATAAAATTCGGCAAGACGAAGCAACGTTTTCTTGTCAAAACTAGAAAAGTAGTTGCGTGGATCCAAACATGCCACACAAAGTAGCAGCTCACTGTTAGCCGCGGTAAAACGATCATTCAATTCTTGAAGTTGCAAGTCAATAACAGTGTATACTATCTCAAATCGATAATGATGCAAGTTTGTTATTTCTGGAGCATTACGTCTTCCTCGCCCTTGAGGTACAAACTTGTCATCCATATTGGggatattaattttctttttcacacAAAAAGATACAACTTCCTCAAGCAAAGAATCCCATCCACTGTCCCTCATCATTTGAAGCCCTATCTTGGACATTTGAACCAAAGTCATAGCATTCACAatttcttgatcttttttttgtaGAGCTAGTGATAACTCCGACGTAATAGCCAAAATCGCTCTCATTAAATGAAGATTGAGTACAAACTCAAAAGAATGTAAATTGTCCAACAATACATTCAACTCTGCTCTTTGGTCAGTGTTGGAACCTTCCTCCAAAATAATTTCAAGAACATCAATCGCTGAATCAAACATACCCATCAATCTAACTAAAGTTCTATAATGAGATCCCCAACATGTATCACCAGGACGTTGGAGATTGGTTTCTTGGTTTAAGCCTTGCCCACGTGAAAGCTCTCCAATTCTAAGTGCCTGAACAACTCTTTCTAGCTGTTTCTCCCGAAGAACACCACAACGTTTACATGACACACCAACAACAGTCACCActtaataacaaaataaaaaagtatgcCAATTTGCTCATGTTTTTTTGCCAAGCCCACAAGAACCAATTGTAATTGATGTGCAAAGCAATGAACATAATATGCACATGGATTTTCCTTTAGTATTAGAGCTTTAAGGCCATTAAACTCACCTTGCATATTGCTAGCTCCATCGTACCCTTGTCCCCTCAATCTAGATGTGCTCAACCCAAGTCTACAAAACAAATTCTCCATAGCATCCTTGAGTGACAAAGCATTGGTATTGGCAACATATTCAATAACCAAAAAACGCTCCATGACATTCCCTTTTTTTGTCCACGTATCGTATCACAATCGCCATTTGCTCTTTGACTGATACATCACGAGCTTCATCAACTAACACAGAAAATTGTGCATCATCAAGTTCTCTCACAATCACTTTGATAGTTTCACATGCCGCCGCATTTACAATATCCTTTTGGATAGTGGGAGCTACCAATTTAAGATTTTGCGGAGCATTGTCGAATGTAACACCTCTCACTTCTTCATTGTGGTCGGAGAGAAACTTTAGAAGTTCAAGGAAATTTCCTTGGTTACTTGAATCAGCAGACTCATCATTACCACAAAATGGAAGTCCTTGTTTTAGTAGAAACCGTACACAATTAACCGTGGCATTCAAGCGGATCCGGTACATGGTTTGAACTTTGTTTGATTGGTTGTCCAAAACCGTTTGAATATGTTGCCTTTGATTCAACAAGTTTTCACATTTGCCCCAAGCTTGATTATGAGCACTATTGGGTCTTCCCACATGAGTTCGAATTCTATCACACTTCTTCCAATTTGAGAAGCCCTCACCAACAAAAGACTCACCACTAGATTGATGACCAATATCCGGCTTGAAAAGATAACAACATAAGCAATATGCTGCCTCTTTTGCTATACTATACTCCAACCATGTTGGAAATTTAGTGAACCAAGTCCTAAcgaattttctttgtttttttctgaattGAGTTTGCCAAAATTTGTGGCCGCGAGGCTGACTCTGCATATTTGATCTCGGTCATTAGGGTTGTAATCCATAATGCCAGGTCTTAAACCAGGATCTGAAGGAAGATCGGCCAAGTTGATTTCCACACGACTAGGATTTGAAGGCAGGCATATCACATTAATTTCCACACACCTAGAGTTTGCAGGGAGGTCTGTCTCGTTAATTCCCACTCGACTTTGTTTTGATGGTTGGGAGCTATTTGGTCCTTTTACAGAATGAGAAACCTCCATGGGTGATTTTCGTTTGAAGTATTTCTCCATAGTATATACTATTACAAAGATAAATAGAACATACGTATCAACAATGGTATCCGAAAAGTCCTAAAATTAGTATAAAAAAGCCCTAATTGAAAATTCCTAAAATCagtataaaaaaaaccctaattaaaaTTGCACATATATCAAAAAAAGCCTTAATTGAAAAGCTTGAAAACTGGAGCAAAAGACCCTAATTAGAAAGCTTGAAAACTAAAAGCAAAAGTCCTAAATTCAATGTATACAAACAGCCGAATTAAAAATTCCTATGTAAATGGGCCAGAGGATGTGCCGTGTGCATATATactataatatatattatagaCTTGTAGTACATATATCATACTGCATACATatgatatgtatatatattatatataaatatatacaaaatctgGTCCAGAATCTCTAGATAGAGTGAGAGTCAaagagactgagagagagagggagagagaggcctcAGTGGTGGCTTCCTGCCGCGTGGTGGGCATGGGTCGGCGACGGACGACGGCAATCAGTGACGGTGAGTCTTGGGTTAGATCAGGCGGCGTCGGCgatttctccttttctttctttctcgaACGAAAAAGAGATGTATTTTACTTTTGGCTTGTTTTTCACATTTTGCTctgtttctgtaaaaaaaaaaaaaattttttataaaattgactgggggcacgtgccccctgCCAGTCCATCCCTGCCAGTGGGGGCTCGCCGGAGATGTTAATCTCATTCGCTTGTGGTCGAGACTCGTCAGTGCTTCTGGATGCGGCGACTGAAGGATTTTTCTCAACCGAAGTGTTGGACGGCGTGCTAGTGGATTAGTCCATGTTTGCTGTaatttctgttttgtttgtgtTCTCTCTTGTTTCCTTCGGTTTAGTATTGTCTgtctttgatttgatttggtttgtctGAGCCTGCCCGAGGCGGGTGGATGATAGGTTGCTAGCTCCTTGTGAACGACCCTTTGAGGCGGTGAGAAGTGAGTTCTGGCTCGTGCTTAGGACCTAGACTCTAGCGTCTCCTTATCTCGTTTTGCATGGTTTATCCTCTGAGATGGGCCGGTTTAGTTTTCCTTATCATTGTAATTGGAAGGAATCACTGTTTGTTGCCTTTTGACTTTAATGAAATTCACtttgtataaaaaaagaaaaaaaagtgccATTGATCTACAAGTCCGTTGGCTCAGAAAGCCATTTAATGGAGTGAAGTAAAGGATATTTTGACTCTTTGTGATGCCAAAAGACAACAACTTTAGTACAACATATTTTCCGGAACAGAGCTATCTATGGCACAGGATTGGGGAACATATCTTCTACgccatactccctccgtctggATTTAACAGTCCCTCGTTCAATTCTAACCGAATAAAAAATGAGTGacatttttaaattggtaataaatttcACATCCAATAgatatcttgtttgataaatctcaattaattctataagacaatattttcaaaattacataaaacattaaaaattacaagatataatcgattgaaaaatgacacgaactccaaaaaagatTATTTTAATCTAAAAATgagaacatttttttgaaaaagaacaaagaataTGGAGGAGGGAAAGGGTAgtattttttagactttttaatGTCTGTTTCCATCAATCATGTCACACACAATGTGAGGAGAGAATACTAGTCTTCCAAAAACAAAGGTATTAATCAActtcttggaaaaaaaatgaaacaatagTATTCAATTTGAAGAAGCTTGGAAGTTGGCCCTCACTCTATTATATGCTTTACGACTTTTGACCAGAGATTATGCCTGACATGTGTCCATgtggcgagagagagagagagggagagagagagagagagagggaggccccGCGGTCCCACTCAAAAACAAGGTGACTCATGGCTTAGCAAAGGGCCGTTTTCACCTTACTCCAATTCGCCTTCTACTGTACGCCCCCAGTTGTGAATTGTGACCCCTTACCATTTTTGTTACACCGGCCAGTACCATAACCCCAATCCAGCCCCGTCATACCATACAATACCGTTCCATGCTTATGTTCATTGGCTGCTGGCGACTCCAATGGCCGGGACACTCTGCAAGCACCAATGTGTCACATCATTTTACTCATTGGTCCcacttattttgttttgttatgatAATTCAAGTACTATGGTCAACTTATACGCATATCAATTTATCTTGCGGAATTAATTCTTGAAATATGACATGATTAAAGAAATGCCTCGGAGATCTTGGTGGAAATTAAGGAATCAGCAGGCAGAATTCATAAAGAATCCAATCAACAATAACAAATTAATATTTAACCACATTACCGGCccgcaccttttttttttttttttcctattgatTGTGGCCACACTCAAACTCTGCTCCCATAATCccgagaaataaataaataaaaagatcaTGAATCCCTCTTACCCTTGGAATCACCGTCCCTCCATACTCTTATCACTCCATATTTATGCAAATCATTAGTTGCGGATCTTATTCAAAATTCTTTACATTAATCTAAATTGTTCATCTCATAGTTCTCACATCAAAGAGCATATTTGTAAAAAGataacattattattattttttgatcagctaAAAGATAACATTATTGTTCAATGATAGGTGCATTAATataattagccaaaaaaaacgATACGTGCATTAATGAATTGCATATAATTCTATACAAAAGAAAACTTTTGTTATAGTCCCTCATGAAAATTTAGGCAATTTTGTGATCAAACAATGAAGTACTCTAATTTGtctacaaaaattcaaaaaattatgcagCAAAGTTTTATTTACCAATCTTAAAATTGCACGACTTTCCGTATGAGACGAACATTTGGGACGGAGGCAATATTATATCAAACAAGATGGTGATTTGTTCATACACCTATTGGCATTAGACTAAATTAAGTTTTATTGTAATATTCTTCTTTGCGAGATTTATGAATTGCGGGCTGCCCATTAACCGAATCATCGAAaccaaccaaaaccaaaccatcCGCGAACCAAGCCGAGGTATGTGACAGATGGAAGTGGGTCCAAAATATCCCCAATCTGGCGGATCAGGTCGAATGCAAATCAGCTCCGGTtcaaaccgaaccaatccgcctaaaataaaaaaaaaattacacggcaaaacaaaattaaaccaaaatcCTAACAGCTTCTTTGGAtgttgagaaaggaagaaaTAAGAAAGGGTAGCCTTTTCGCACCAAATCTTACCATTTTGGGTGAGAAAGGGGAAGTGCAAATCAAAagattattttttgtatatttctctccatttctttccaaaatgctAAATTCAAATGAGGGATTTCATAAGAAACCataatcctttcttttcatttctcatgaAACCCTTCCATCCAAAGGGCCGTAAGTCCCTAACTATGTCTCACTTACTCTGACGTATGCCTTTCGGACTCTCTCATCTCTCCACCTCCTCAACTCCCACCTGACCACCTCCTCCATCTCTGACCGCCAGACAATTTTACAGTTTGACCTGTTGTGTGAAGGAAAGGCGCCTTAAAGCGATCAGGATTTCGTTGAGCCATAAAATAACGGGAAAATGAtagccaatgacgtgttttgattattaatatccgccaatggcattttcagcattaacaattgttcttagcatgtccttaatgggtattaattatcaaaacacgtcatggaccGTTATTTTCCCTAAAATAACCTATAGACATGCTTTTGTAGTAGATTGGTAATGTTCACATCGATTCCACAGATACATATGGATCGGACTAGCTGCCTTTAGCTTGACCCTATCACTATTGAGATGACGAGTAATTATTCTTGGAAATCAAATATTGGTCGTGATACACTTTATACAACTATacacagttttggtttggtcaCCGAGAAATTGATGTGAATGTTTAGAGTACTTGTTGAACTTTATACTTTTTTGCATCGATGAATGTTTAGCCCAACTTGTTTAGACTTgattgaacttgaaattatggGACTctattttcacaaatttttggtacatattaaaaagaaattgcAGGCTCAAATTCGCTCGAACCATCCAAACCGATCTGACTGAACAACAATCACAGACGGGTGGTGGATGGAGGAAACGGCAATCTATCACTAGCGGATTAGATTGAGAACCGAACCGATCTGCCCAAAATTGATCCACGGACCACCCTATTGAACGGTATGGATCACCATGACCAATGTAAGACCCAGAATTAGTAGTTTAAAGAATATGAAGAGATCGATATATTGGGGAGCTCATCCCCATATCCTTTCCAACATTATCATTCCAAAGAAACTCCCTTCTAACACCAGTGTAGACGCCCCAATTTCGCTCGATAGATATTTCGGGTCTCACTTTGGTAACCATCTCGATGATGAGCAAGTTGTGTAATTAATGTGAGACTTTATATAAACCCTAGGAGTTTTTGTGGATCTTTGTAAGCCATTAGAAAGCTCAGAAACCAAAAATCCAACTTCCAAGGTAAATCCTTTTGCCAGCCGACAATGTTGTGAGCGTTTGATCCGAACTCAAATACTTTGTGTCGGTCGGCTGACTTGGTGGCCACGTCTAAGGTTCTCTAAGAGGTAGAGTTGTAGCCCTAAACTACCATATTAATCATGCATTTTGATTGGTCAGAATGAGTCATCCAAAGCCTATAAATATGGAGCTTTTTTTATATGTGGATACCATTATTTATACGGATCCTTTGGAGGTATGTTTTACCTTCGAAGAGGTATCTTTTCTGGATTCATCGAAGGCGGAATATTTGTACTCTTTGCTTGATGTGGCAGATGTTTATGGGACAGAGTCTTGGTCaccaaagtttgaagagtttgcCTCCTCTCGAGTGAAAGACCCTTTCTTTGAGCATCCAACCCCCAAAACTTGATTTAAAAGTCCTCCTCGAAATGTTGAAGTATGCCTTTCTAGGCGATGGTGAAACATTTCCGGTGGTGATCTCCTCCACTCTTGAGAATCGCCAAGAAGCCGAATTGCTCACACTCATGAGGAGGCACACGGAGGCAATTGGTTGGACTATCGCCGCTATTCAAGGAATAAGTCCGTCTCTTTGCACTGATCACCACATCTATCTTGAAGATGATGTGAAGCCATCCCAGCAACCACAACGTCGCTTGAATTTGATTATGAAAGATGTGGTGCGGGTGGAGGTTTTGAAATTGTTGGATGTCGAGATAATCTATCCGATAGCGGATAGCAAATGGGTGAGCCCAATTCAAGTGGTTCCAAACAAGTTTGGAGTGACGATCAATAATGACAACAAGGATGAGCTGATTCCAATCCATGTCACAACTGATTGGCGTGTGTGTATCGATTACCAGAAGCTAAATGCTTGCACTCGGAAGAACCACTtccctctcccttttttttttttttttgaacagcgaagtAAAATTTATTAAGGGGGAGGAGGAAAgtttccaaccaaaagttggaaacAAAGTAAAGGGCGGAGCCCAATGCAACACCTAAGGGCCCAAAACGCCAAGATAAACAATAAGCACAAAACCCAAAAGGCCAAAAGCCCAGATACAACAAATAAAACCCAATCCAAAAGAAACCCCAAACCTAACCCTAGAAGTCGCCGTAGCTCGCCTCAGATAgagccaccaccaccgccgaaAAACACTACCGTCAACCACCACGCCTCCACAGGCCACCCACGACAGAGAAGCCTAAACCCAGAGCAAGCCCAATCTGTTGCGGCAGCTACACTAAGCCATTAGGCAAAAATTGAGCCTCCCAATGACGGCCACGGCGTGAGCCAACGCCGACCGCTCCACCGAACCCGAGAGAACCCATGCCGTTAAGCGAAATCAGAGGACCCAACAGTACCTCCAATCAGGAACGACAGGCCGGCTCAAGCGCAAACAGCACGGGAAGGGGGTCGGAAAAAAAAGAGATCTAAGCCGGAAAAGACGAAGGAAATGGATCCTTACCAAACGAAACGAATCTCACCAAAACCGCTCTTTGGCGACCAAGAAACCCCAACGATAATCTGCCGGCCCGAAATCAGCACACAAAAGACGAATTTGGAGAAACTCACCCGTAGACAGCCACAAGCTCTGGCAAAACCCAACAAACGAACAACATCACCACCAACTCGTTGCCACGCCGATAAGTTttgtgaaataaaagaaaaatagggtTAAAATGAAGCGGAAGGGGAGGAGAAGGAAAAGGCAAAGAGTTAGAGATAGGATGGTAGAGAAGTAGAAAGAGATGGAGGAGAAGAGCTGATGAGcaaccaagattgtataatcttggtgcttTAGTTCCCTAATTTGTAGCCTTTTGATTCCCTTAGATATCATTTGTATctcattttgcacgtaagggtTTGCTTTGGTTGTCTCAGGTAATACGCGGTGCTAAGGCGGTTCTTAATGCCAAGGATCGTAGTCGGAAGTATCCTAGGGTTCGAGGCAGTGAAGTAATGTTCCACAAAGCCCGTCGGGTGATTAATCTAGGCCAACGAGGGTGTCGGGTCGCTGTCGGGCTGTCGGGGCCAAAGCAGGAAAAATCTGAAGTTCTGCCtcctatgaaccggtactggggtttggccagtaccggttcatgatGTCCAGAGTTGAAGTTTTCCAGCTTTTGAAgacctatgaaccggtactgggatttggccagtaccgggTCATACTGCAGATTGCAGCACGATTTTGCTGctttttctactttctacttttggaatgttttccacttttggttacttttgggatattttcttgggatattttgtgagagagagaccaccttgtataaatagggtctctctctctctctcatctagaTCATCTTGTCACTttccactttaagtcttttaattttctagaactccatttatggctttcaagcttttctagctaatttctTCGAGAACTCTTCAAGGTATTTGTCGTTTaatgttttctcgtttattaatgttgtagccgcggactagatcctttataaaatcaactttattttcatttctatcggtTAAAATTCATGTCTTACTTCTATGCTTTGGTTTATGCtttaagtatgtgtgagtagtcg
The sequence above is drawn from the Rhododendron vialii isolate Sample 1 chromosome 6a, ASM3025357v1 genome and encodes:
- the LOC131328496 gene encoding uncharacterized protein LOC131328496, whose translation is MEVSHSVKGPNSSQPSKQSRVGINETDLPANSRCVEINVICLPSNPSRVEINLADLPSDPGLRPGIMDYNPNDRDQICRYSIAKEAAYCLCCYLFKPDIGHQSSGESFVGEGFSNWKKCDRIRTHVGRPNSAHNQAWGKCENLLNQRQHIQTVLDNQSNKVQTMYRIRLNATVNCVRFLLKQGLPFCGNDESADSSNQGNFLELLKFLSDHNEEVRGVTFDNAPQNLKLVAPTIQKDIVNAAACETIKVIVRELDDAQFSVLVDEARDVSVKEQMAIDAMENLFCRLGLSTSRLRGQGYDGASNMQVVTVVGVSCKRCGVLREKQLERVVQALRIGELSRGQGLNQETNLQRPGDTCWGSHYRTLVRLMGMFDSAIDVLEIILEEGSNTDQRAELNVLLDNLHSFEFVLNLHLMRAILAITSELSLALQKKDQEIVNAMTLVQMSKIGLQMMRDSGWDSLLEEVVSFCVKKKINIPNMDDKFVPQGRGRRNAPEITNLHHYRFEIVYTVIDLQLQELNDRFTAANSELLLCVACLDPRNYFSSFDKKTLLRLAEFYPKEFSPVGLMVLYDQLDTYIFDMRSSDEFSRLNGLTDLSEKMVETGREKLYPLAYLLLTLALILPVATASVERVFLAMNIVKNRLRNKMSDQWLNDSLVVYIERDVFDGIPNETIIQHFQDMKIRRGQL